In Populus nigra chromosome 1, ddPopNigr1.1, whole genome shotgun sequence, one genomic interval encodes:
- the LOC133699051 gene encoding uncharacterized protein LOC133699051, with protein MVRGKGHMGSAGEGIGLVFLTLALCIAIMFEQCQGRGAYAEPANCLRLECAPYQVIHSQKDYEIRSYRTATWISTSPINSNSYKDAAGHGFNILAAYIQGNNDQAANINMTAPVLVDMFSSTASSRNTTFTVHLYLPQKYQNNPPLSRQVHPVKLPKHRHAAVKRFGGFMNDTNIPGQVLALKKSLEGTPWESSIARTQSKGRVPCSVAGYNSPYEYENRANEVMFWFD; from the exons ATGGTTCGAGGAAAGGGCCACATGGGTTCGGCCGGCGAAGGGATTGGTTTGGTCTTCTTGACCCTGGCTTTGTGCATTGCTATTATGTTTGAGCAATGTCAAGGTCGCGGTGCCTATGCGGAGCCAGCAAACTGTCTACGCCTGGAGTGTGCTCCATATCAGGTGATTCACAGTCAAAAAGATTATGAAATAAGAAGTTACAGAACAGCGACTTGGATTTCTACTTCACCAATCAACTCTAACTCGTACAAGGATGCAGCTGGTCATGGTTTCAACAT CCTCGCTGCATATATTCAAGGAAACAATGATCAGGCAGCAAACATCAACATGACAGCTCCAGTTTTGGTAGATATGTTTTCATCAACCGCAAGTTCCCGCAACACAACCTTTACTGTGCACCTCTATTTGCCACAAAAGTACCAAAATAACCCTCCTCTCTCCCGTCAAGTACATCCAGTGAAGCTGCCTAAACACCGCCATGCAGCTGTGAAGAGGTTTGGAGGTTTTATGAACGACACCAACATCCCTGGACAAGTTTTGGCGTTGAAGAAAAGCCTCGAGGGCACCCCCTGGGAATCATCCATAGCAAGGACACAAAGCAAGGGTCGTGTGCCTTGCAGTGTTGCTGGCTACAACTCGCCCTACGAATATGAGAATCGTGCAAATGAAGTCATGTTTTGGTTTGATTAA